The Brachyhypopomus gauderio isolate BG-103 chromosome 1, BGAUD_0.2, whole genome shotgun sequence genome includes the window GGTGAACGTGTCCTCACGTATTCCTGTGTGAAGTCGATGAGGTTCTGCAGGTCAATGTCATCACGGTAGGCTCGGATGTTGTTGTTGATGAAGAACTTGAGCTGATCTTTGATCCAGTCCTTGAACACGAATGCCAGCACTCCAGCTGTCAGCTCCAGGAAAAATATGATCCccaaaaacacagaaaactggagaggagaggagagggagagaagagatgAGTCTGGAAGAGAAGAACTGATGCAGTGCAGTTTCCACACCATTCTTCGAACCATTCTTCGTTCTTTTAGATCGtgttatcacacaaacacagtttcCATCCCATGCAACGTGGCTTTTTGATATTGAGACTCGCATTTCCAGTACGTGTGGCACATGCAGGAACCAGGATCACTCGATAACGACGGCCGCCAGTTCTAAAACGCGGGTAATATTGCAAAACGTTACTGTTGCTAAATAGAAGCAATTTGACGGCAGCGTCTTCATTAAACATTGGCAACATTACGTCAAACAAGTTATGGTTATCTTACGGCACTGCGTGACATGTCACCCCTCCGTGCATGGTTAAGAGTCTGTGCTTAccaaaacacacaaaccaacacacacgcgcgcacacacagaggaaggCAGACTCACAAACTTCAGCAGAAAGGAGTTCTCCCTCAGTGCACCGATGCAGCCGGCAAAGCCGAGCACAAACATCACCCCCCCGACCACCAGGAAGAGCCACACAGGATCGAACCCTCCCAGATCAGTGATGGAAGAGATGTTGGAGAGCActccctgagagagagagagagagagagagagagagagagagagagagagagagagagagagagagagagagagagagagagagagagagagagagaaggatagtgtgtgtgtgtatatgtgttaaagagagacagcaagagagagaggcaagACAAAAATGATGTGAAAGAATGGGGATTGTGGTAAGTAGGTGGACGGAGTATTTTTAGGTTACCGATATTGTAAGTAAATGAAAGTGTCACACAGTTGACCGTGCACGTGCTCACCAACCTTCTCACTCCAGGCCCACAGGGCCACAGACAGGAAAGCCACCCCCAGTAGCTGaggagcagaacacacacactgaacaaatGGACCACACCAGCATCGCACGAGCCCACGCTCGTGGTCGTCAGCATATCTGCACACGCACCCATTTCATGCAAAAAAACCCCGCCTATTCAGAACATGACATTATGTCTTTTTAGCCTGAAGTACCACATCTGAAGACATCCGACACATTTAACGCCCCGTCTGAGACTGCTAACGTCCTGTCGCAGGCCTTCCTTAGATCATAACCGCAGCGGCGGGATTGGGTTCAGGATTACGCCAGATTATCGTTATcagacatgccccccccccccccccccgggtctGCGTTTACCAGAACGCGCATTCCCGGCAATATTTGCATACGTACCCAAAATATAATGTTGAATCCGAATATAAAGTATTTGATGCAGCAGCCCACTTCGTGGACGTTGAAATGCTTTCCTGACATGTTTGATGGATGACGTTATTATTCCCTAACGTTACTATCGCCTCCGATAATTAAACTCCTTTTTTCCGTCCACCCTCCCGCGACGACAGACCGATCATCGCCTGCTTGGTATGATAgacatgtttttttatttttaaatctgGCACTAAAGCATAATATGTGCTGTTTATACTGCAGCAACGCAAGAAAATGTGTCCTTTAGTGAAGGAAATAGCGCCTGTCGTGCTTGGAGGAGAATAACGGTGCGGGCGCTCCCCAGGAAATGGTGACGTACCAGCTACTTCCGGTCAATTTAAAGCAGCAAGCCTAGCGAGTTTTCATAATAAAAGTTTTCTGTGTTACGCAAAtacttgtaaatgtaaatgtgccgtatttttgtcaattgtcaATTTACACCggaatcgaaatttgtcctccgcttttaacacatctgtgcagttagaacacaaacacacacacactagtgattactagggggctgttgtgcacacacacacacacactagtgattactagggggctgtggtgcacacacacacacacacacactagtgattactagggggctgtggtacatacacacacacacactagtgattactagggggctgtggtgcacacacacacactagtgattactagggggctgtggtgcacacacacacacactagtgattactagggggctgtggtacatacacacactagtgattactagggggctgtggaccacacatgcccagagcggtgggcagccctagccaaGCTATTGACAGAAATATCGTCGGAACTTAGCATTCTGAATAAGTGCATGATATTAAACAACGTGGATTTTTCAGTGCGCATATCTGAACACACGAGAGAGAAATAAGTGAACTGAATCTGAACATACGCGTTTCGAGAAACACCCCGAGACTTTTAATGTGACATTTCTGAACCGGAAGTAATGTCTTGAGGTCAGTATGCCTTTTCCCTCTGCTCGCAGTGCCAGTTCGAGGAAGTGCGGAGTGTTGTTTCATCCCCCGTACCGTTCTTGGTCCGTTCTTATGTAAGGTCGCACTGgggtattattgttattgttttggAAAATACTGATCTGCGCTCTTTCGGGTGTAGTACATTCACGTCCTGTGCTTCTGCGAGCCCAACATGTCTGCGGAGGAAGCGGACAAAACAGCCGCGACTGACGCCAGCGCGGGCGACGAGGAGGAGGAATGGCTGTACGGCGGTGAGCGGCTCGCGCTCACACTCACGCGCGCGCGCTCACACTCACGCGCTCGGCGCCCTGCACGCGCAGCCGCTGGGTTCTACCGGGCCTACCGGTGTGGTTGAGGCCCGAGGTGTTACTCATAAATCACGAGGGTTTGGTTCAGTTTTTGTAAAATAAACATGTAATTTTTTATACATGTTCCTGAGTTCAGAATCTTGAACTTGAACCTGATCGTTGCGTTTTTGGACCAAGTAGTCCAAATGATTGATAATTGCATGTTGGATTAAAGTGACTTTGATATTGGTATATAAAACTTGGCAGTGAAGACGCTGAAGAAAAGTTCAATTTAAGCGAATACCCGTGTTTAAAATGAGCGGAGGGGGGTCCATTGTGTCAGAGTTTAACACTTTAAACTTTATTATCTCCTGTATATTTCTGAAGACTTGAATGATTGCAGTAGATTAGCTACATATGCTGTGCTTTGTCATGTAATGCCTTGGCCTGAATATGCATAATTCTGATGAATATTTATTTTGATTATGCAGATGAAGGGGAAACCAAGGacaacgaggaggaggaggccaaGCTGACAGCGGCTATTAGGTGGGCAAATTACATCCTATAAAAACCAGGACGACCAGCTTGGATCATGTACACATTTATCAAACCGCACAGTGTCCTTTAGGAAGAGCACCTGAAAGAGGATGTAGTGGATTATGGTGGTACTGACCCTGTTCTGGCTCTCTGCAGTGCCACCCCTGTACCTCCTGCACCTGTCGCTGAGGAGATCGCTACTGGCAACGGAGTGGCCAGTCAGGTAATAGCTCTTAATGAGCCATCGGTTAGGGTAACGATGATCGAAGCAAGGTAGAAGGGTTGTTTTTAAAAGACGTAAAGATGTAGCTACTTTCAGAGGTGTCTTCTTCTGGATGCAATGACCATTTACCTGTATGGAAATGAAAACCTGTTAAATCTCCACTGGAAGGGTAGTTGAAAGGTAACAATTTCAATCAAACTGATTGAATAGCTGCGTGAGGTCTGTGGTGTGAGGTGTCCGTGGTGTGAAACGTGAGGTGTCTGTGGTGTGAAACGTGAGGTGTGCGTGGTGTGAAACGTGTGGTGTGAAATGTGAGGTGTGCGTGGTGTGAAACGTGAGGTCCATGGTGTGGTGTTTTGAAGTTTCTGTTCACGACCCCGTCAGGAGGAGACACCTGGGGAGGGTGAAGACAGCGATAGTGACAGCGATGACGACGACGATGATGTCCGCGTCACCATTGGCGACATCAAGACGGGCGCACCACAGTACGCGTGAGTGCGCCGGGGAGGAGGCTCTCTCTTTGTGGGAGGAGCTACATGATGGCTCCGCCCACAGCAGAGACACTAGTCTCCACTAGAGGATTGAGCTCACCGTTGGCTTGGCATTTGCAGCCCTGGGCTCAAAATTAATTGGCTGATATGATGGATTTTTAATTGGGAGATGGACTTAGTTGTGATTGgctgctgggctttgttgtGATTGGCCGCTGTGTTGTTCAGGGCATATGGAGCGACTCCAGTGAATCTGAACATAAAGACAGGCAGCAGCAGACCGTACGGAGCAGgtaccaacacctccatcagcCCTCACCATTACTGATGTAGTACTCGGTTAGCAAAATGATAGTTCCCATTGTCCTTGTAACATGTTAAGCTGGTTTTACATTGTGATAGATACCAGTACAATACATGCtctgatcgtgtgtgtgtgtgtgtgtgtgtgtgtgtgtgtgtgtgtgtttacagttgGAGCCAAGGTGAAGGGTGTGGACCTGGACGCTCCAGGCAACATCAATGGAGTTCCAGTGCTGGAGGTG containing:
- the tspan5b gene encoding tetraspanin-5, giving the protein MSGKHFNVHEVGCCIKYFIFGFNIIFWLLGVAFLSVALWAWSEKGVLSNISSITDLGGFDPVWLFLVVGGVMFVLGFAGCIGALRENSFLLKFFSVFLGIIFFLELTAGVLAFVFKDWIKDQLKFFINNNIRAYRDDIDLQNLIDFTQEYWECCGAFGPADWNLNIYFNCTDTNLSREKCGVPFSCCTKDPAEDVINTQCGYDIRAKEESEQKTFIYTKGCVPQFEKWLQENLTVVAGIFIGIALLQIFGICLAQNLLSDIEAVRESCLFT